AAGGAGAGCCCTTTTCCCCTGGAGCAGGTAACGCGCGCTTTTTTCTACAAGGGGGCGACATTTCAGGAAAAAGCGGAGCTCGTCAAGGGACACTTTTCCTATCTGGAGGATCATGTGAAAAGCGAGTGGTTTCTGCCGCTGACAAGCGTGTATGAGGAGCCTGTCGTACTCTGGCAGGACGCGTACGGGGGAGAATCCTTCCGCGTGACGCTGCACTTCGGCACGGGGCAGCGCAAAGAGGGGCTACTTGCCATAAACATGCTCTTGGGGCAGAGGGAGATCTATCAGATGATCTTCTGGCTCGGAAGGAATTCCGCCGGAGAAGGCACGCTCACGATCGGCGCGATGCAGGGACCGAATGTGGACGAGGCGAAGGAGCTCATAAAGGCGCTTACAAAGACGTTCTTCGGCTATCGAACGAAGAACCTCATCCTCCTCCTCACACAGAGCTTTGCCCGCGCGCTCGGCGTCAAGCATATGTATGCCGTGTCGAACGACGGCTATTACGCGATGAATCACATGCGGCGAAACCGCAAGCTGCAGACGGATTTCGGCGCCTTTTGGGAGGAAGCGGGCGGCAAGCTGACAGACGACGCGCGATTCTATGAGCTGCCCCTCATCGAAGAGAGAAAATCGATCGAAGAGGTAAAGTCCCAAAAGCGCAATCTCTACCGCAAGCGATTCGCTGTACTGGATGCCGTCGAAGCGATCATGGCAGGCAGTTTGGAAAAACTTTTGAAGCAGCCGGCTTTGCATGAACGATAGCATGGCAGAAGAGGAGGCCTCTTACCCATAGGCACTTCATAAAGAAAAGGGGTTGTGACATGCACGCTCGACCGGATAAAGAGGCCGATGTAACCGTATTGTTTATCACATATCAGCAAGACGAAGAGGAGACGCTGATGAGTCTTCGCTCCGTCCTGCGGCAAAAGGATATCTGTGTGGAGATCGTCGTGTCGGATGACGGGTCGGAGGAAAATCACTTTGACGCGA
This portion of the Selenomonas sp. TAMA-11512 genome encodes:
- a CDS encoding DUF535 family protein encodes the protein MRNIIALGKRIYDMDNPREQRRYVVFVARAMLHRGAFRALCAWFQETPLRKKSIKESPFPLEQVTRAFFYKGATFQEKAELVKGHFSYLEDHVKSEWFLPLTSVYEEPVVLWQDAYGGESFRVTLHFGTGQRKEGLLAINMLLGQREIYQMIFWLGRNSAGEGTLTIGAMQGPNVDEAKELIKALTKTFFGYRTKNLILLLTQSFARALGVKHMYAVSNDGYYAMNHMRRNRKLQTDFGAFWEEAGGKLTDDARFYELPLIEERKSIEEVKSQKRNLYRKRFAVLDAVEAIMAGSLEKLLKQPALHER